One window from the genome of Papaver somniferum cultivar HN1 unplaced genomic scaffold, ASM357369v1 unplaced-scaffold_84, whole genome shotgun sequence encodes:
- the LOC113345879 gene encoding probable disease resistance protein At5g63020, which produces MDIVSPIFDIFSRLWTCSAHNTDYVRKLKKNLITLESSFHSLRCQRDDVIRRIDMAELNPTQPAKRTNVVSDWLQRVQALETEVHEILANNEAIKNDGGCYFCCWGRKNCWSAYRLGKLVSRKQIVVESLLKEGNIQDVTYRCQPDPHQQIPTVELVGMDAKFNDVLESLVTVGNHVRVVGLYGMGGVGKTTLLQKVNNEFAKRKQFDLVIFVVVSKDLDFKSIQNQMGKKLGVSWEEETNSNERANDIFVLSKNKKLLLLLDDIWEGFDLERIGVSKDTFQITGSKVLFTTRNKQVCGFMEADKSIQIECLDDEQAWSLFQQKVKQEALSCHPDVTEVAKKIAKECCGLPLALIAIGRTMSSKTDLHQWKYALHTLHESASQFSGMADKVLAILKFSYDNLESQKLKSCFLYCSLYPEDHSVLQYELFAVWIGEGFLDNGDDYVKAQNEGHDVIRCLKDACLLESGIALGVKMEYLVKIHDVVRDLAIWVASDLGKKKNTDLTLQSHSIMELHEWEKAERISLVGNKAIHILNGAPNCPNLTTLFLQNSNISDISDEFFRFMPMVKVLNMYCVKLNKLPTSMFSLSNLRSLYMPEFDEDIILAPGNLASLTKMKILCLSESCCHWEVEGGPSLDEVESLRHMICLIITIGTGLALQRLVTSPKFQSCTKFLTIKYCPGITSLTFLPPSLTSPSIVHMSRLNYLSLKNCDDLEELRIISRDEDTLFTALEDLFFSSMPKLRIVWDVPQPSFCSVKLKRVIIRGCPQLKDITWLIYAQNLRELILENLDGLDEILSNGFAAEEKLINTFTKLNYLVLRSLKNLKRLCDQNVKFFLLEKISVVGCPALKKLPFNANSVIPRTLKVEGKKQWWESLEWEDEATKFNLAPYFREI; this is translated from the exons ATGGATATTGTGAGTCCAATCTTTGACATATTCTCTCGTCTATGGACTTGCTCTGCTCATAATACAGATTATGTTCGTAAACTTAAAAAAAATCTGATTACTTTGGAATCTTCATTTCATTCATTGAGATGCCAAAGAGATGATGTGATTAGAAGAATTGACATGGCAGAGTTAAACCCAACGCAGCCAGCTAAACGCACAAATGTGGTTAGTGATTGGCTCCAAAGAGTACAAGCCTTAGAGACAGAAGTACATGAGATCTTAGCCAACAACGAAGCTATTAAGAACGATGGAGGATGCTATTTTTGTTGTTGGGGTCGAAAAAATTGTTGGAGTGCTTATCGACTTGGAAAATTAGTGTCACGGAAGCAGATTGTCGTGGAGAGTTTGTTGAAGGAAGGCAATATCCAAGACGTTACTTATAGATGTCAACCAGATCCCCATCAACAGATTCCTACCGTTGAACTTGTGGGCATGGACGCAAAATTTAATGACGTATTGGAGTCCTTGGTTACTGTGGGAAATCATGTGCGAGTTGTCGGTTTATACGGAATGGGAGGTGTTGGAAAGACAACTCTTTTACAAAAGGTTAACAACGAGTTtgcaaaaagaaaacaatttgATTTAGTAATTTTTGTTGTGGTGTCAAAAGATCTAGACTTCAAAAGTATCCAAAATCAGATGGGGAAAAAATTGGGAGTCTCATGGGAAGAAGAAACTAACAGCAATGAGAGAGCTAATGATATATTCGTACTGtcgaaaaataagaaattattgttgttgttggatgataTTTGGGAAGGATTTGACTTGGAAAGAATTGGAGTTTCAAAGGATACCTTCCAAATAACTGGGTCTAAGGTATTATTCACGACAAGAAATAAGCAAGTGTGTGGGTTTATGGAAGCTGATAAGAGCATCCAAATAGAGTGTTTAGACGACGAACAAGCGTGGAGCTTATTTCAGCAAAAGGTCAAGCAAGAAGCGCTAAGTTGTCATCCAGATGTAACAGAGGTTGCCAAAAAAATTGCGAAGGAATGTTGTGGTTTACCTTTAGCTCTAATCGCTATTGGTCGAACCATGTCTAGCAAAACCGATCTCCACCAGTGGAAATACGCACTACACACTCTACATGAATCCGCATCGCAGTTTTCTG GTATGGCCGATAAAGTATTAGCTATTTTGAAGTTCAGCTATGATAATCTGGAAAGCCAAAAGTTGAAGTCTTGCTTCTTGTATTGCTCGTTATATCCAGAAGATCATTCTGTTCTACAATACGAACTCTTTGCAGTTTGGATAGGTGAAGGGTTTTTGGATAACGGCGATGATTATGTTAAAGCTCAAAATGAAGGTCACGATGTGATTAGATGTCTTAAGGATGCATGTTTGTTGGAATCTGGTATTGCGCTTGGGGTAAAGATGGAGTATTTGGTAAAAATACACGATGTAGTTCGTGATTTAGCAATTTGGGTAGCTTCAGATCttgggaagaaaaaaaacacgGATTTAACGTTACAATCACATAGCATAATGGAGCTGCATGAATGGGAGAAAGCAGAGAGGATTTCTTTGGTTGGCAATAAAGCAATTCATATACTTAATGGAGCACCAAACTGCCCGAATCTCACAACTTTGTTCCTTCAAAACAGCAATATTTCTGATATATCTGATGAATTTTTCCGGTTCATGCCCATGGTTAAAGTTTTAAATATGTATTGCGTGAAACTAAATAAACTCCCAACCAGCATGTTTTCACTGTCGAATTTACggtccttgtatatgccagaatTTGATGAAGATATCATTCTAGCACCTGGGAATTTAGCTTCTCTAACAAAAATGAAGATTTTATGCCTATCCGAATCGTGTTGTCACTGGGAAGTTGAAGGTGGACCAAGCCTCGATGAAGTAGAAAGCTTACGACATATGATTTGCCTTATCATCACAATTGGAACTGGTCTTGCTCTTCAAAGGTTAGTAACAAGTCCAAAATTTCAGTCGTGCACAAAATTCTTAACCATTAAATATTGTCCAGGAATTACATCCCTCACATTTTTACCACCGTCACTGACATCACCAAGTATTGTACACATGAGCCGCTTAAACTACCTGTCTCTTAAAAACTGTGATGATTTAGAAGAGttgagaatcattagtcgggATGAAGATACTTTGTTTACGGCCTTGGAGGATTTGTTCTTTTCTTCCATGCCAAAGTTAAGGATAGTATGGGATGTGCCTCAACCATCATTCTGCTCCGTGAAGCTTAAACGTGTAATCATTAGAGGTTGTCCTCAGTTGAAGGATATCACATGGCTGATCTATGCTCAGAATCTCAGAGAACTGATTTTGGAAAATTTGGATGGACTGGATGAGATATTATCTAATGGATTTGCAGCCGAAGAGAAGTTAATAAATACGTTTACGAAATTAAACTATTTAGTATTGCGTtctctaaaaaatctaaaaaggtTGTGTGACCAAAATGTGAAATTCTTTCTTTTAGAAAAGATTTCTGTGGTGGGATGTCCAGCATTGAAGAAGCTACCATTTAACGCCAATAGCGTGATTCCTCGGACTTTGAAGGTCGAAGGAAAGAAGCAATGGTGGGAAAGCCTAGAATGGGAAGATGAAGCCACCAAATTTAATCTTGCTCCTTATTTTCGTGAAATTTGA
- the LOC113345880 gene encoding uncharacterized protein LOC113345880 — protein sequence MEFSKLNPVKVEEMQSSTDFITQLGSEDFLVQLKKVKLHNKLLIDKYLFMVINSAPFIYDRGKLFYVLKGYFSLAETYKIGFDTTTFCELVLLGSILKNNYKEERVYKLVLKHGSQVNWLVATWIIFVFMVITNVESKKWSAALSESNRLLFFLLARVLRSKRTHKWYFQLLGRKRAGICLLQLTYELPEVIAVQFLRLKHVVESTKDDIPVAEFSCQPIRVLNSVSDHKFSCCIPLWSFNCGVKDIKILTAAKVPYGESLMTTVARQEGDLLTSHTCESFLIPENTLMADWCVCPTTSQDIKKSIHTHIQQGGPELEIIANCELTTKSLPPDHFWTQELFAELVGSIVGILSGGADDILRITLTFYNARKISVGKFLEGVPLCTPENVSGTPCVSYDDQANVVTYDVQSKYMLQKWHRNKGEIAFAKSF from the exons ATGGAGTTCTCAAAGCTAAATCCAGTCAAGGTTGAGGAGATGCAAAGTTCGACGGATTTCATTACTCAACT GGGAAGCGAGGATTTTCTCGTGCAACTTAAAAAGGTTAAGCTGCATAACAAGTTACTAATAGATAAATATCTCTTCATGGTCATAAATTCTGCTCCCTTTATATATGATCGTGGCAAACTATTCTATGTTCTTAAAGGGTATTTTTCTCTTGCTGAAACTTATAAAATTGGTTTTGATACAACCACTTTTTGTGAGCTGGTTCTTCTTGGATCAATTCTAAAGAATAATTACAAAGAGGAAAGGGTGTATAAGCTTGTTTTGAAACATGGATCCCAAGTAAATTGGTTGGTGGCGACTTGGATTATATTTGTGTTCATGGTGATTACAAATGTTGAGAGTAAGAAGTGGAGTGCTGCATTGTCAGAGAGCAATAGACTTTTGTTTTTCTTACTGGCCAGAGTGCTCCGCAGTAAGAGGACTCATAAGTGGTATTTTCAACTGCTTGGTAGGAAGAGGGCGGGAATTTGTCTCTTACAGCTAACATATGAGTTGCCGGAGGTGATTGCAGTTCAATTTTTGCGCTTAAAGCATGTCGTCGAGAGCACGAAAGATGACATACCAGTAGCTGAGTTCTCTTGCCAACCGATTCGGGTCTTGAATTCAGTTAGTGATCACAAGTTTTCTTGTTGTATTCCACTGTGGAGTTTCAATTGTGGTgtaaaagatataaaaattcttACTGCTGCAAAGGTTCCTTATGGGGAGTCATTAATGACTACAGTTGCTAGACAGGAAGGAGAT CTGCTCACATCTCACACCTGCGAGAGCTTTTTAATTCCTGAGAACACTTTAATGGCAGATTG GTGTGTATGTCCAACTACTTCACAAGACATCAAAAAATCTATTCACACTCACATTCAACAAGGAGGTCCTGAG cttgaaattattgcCAATTGTGAGCTTACAACCAAGAGTCTTCCTCCTGATCACTTTTGGACACAAGAACTATTTGCTGAATTAGTTGGGAGCATAGTAGGGATATTGAGTGGTGGTGCTGATGATATTCTCAGGATTACTCTTACCTTCTATAATGCTAGAAAAATCTCCGTTGGTAAATTCTTGGAG GGCGTTCCTTTATGTACCCCAGAAAATGTTAGTGGTACCCCATGCGTTAGTTATGATGATCAAGCTAATGTTGTTACATATGATGTCCAAAGTAAATATATGTTACAGAAATGGCATAGAAACAAAGGGGAAATTGCTTTTGCTAAATCTTTTTAA